Proteins from a single region of Fusobacterium sp. SYSU M8D902:
- a CDS encoding HAD family phosphatase, with protein sequence MLKLVIFDMDGVILDSERVANLAWFQVSEKYDLGLNIEKLKEIKGGTAVRTLEVLSKQVGKTLAEKIMEEKKEIQMSIIKKENGIKLKEGVVELLKYIKEKGLKCIVATSTTKERAEKQLKETGVYSYFDNLVYGDEIKNGKPDPEIFLKACEKIGVSPIEAVVIEDSVLGATAANRAGIKCFVVEDTMKFSVEENRLVTRKYTSLLEVVGNL encoded by the coding sequence ATGTTAAAATTAGTAATTTTTGATATGGATGGAGTTATTTTAGATAGTGAAAGAGTGGCAAATTTAGCTTGGTTTCAAGTGAGTGAAAAATATGATTTGGGACTTAATATTGAGAAGCTGAAAGAGATAAAAGGTGGAACAGCAGTAAGAACTCTGGAGGTATTGAGTAAACAAGTTGGAAAAACTCTTGCAGAGAAGATTATGGAAGAGAAAAAAGAGATCCAAATGTCTATAATCAAAAAAGAAAATGGAATTAAATTAAAAGAGGGAGTAGTTGAACTTTTAAAATATATTAAAGAAAAGGGATTAAAATGTATAGTAGCAACCTCAACTACCAAAGAAAGAGCTGAAAAGCAGTTGAAAGAAACAGGGGTATACAGTTATTTTGATAACTTAGTCTATGGTGATGAGATAAAAAATGGAAAACCAGACCCTGAAATTTTTCTAAAAGCTTGTGAAAAGATTGGAGTATCTCCAATTGAAGCAGTGGTTATAGAGGATTCTGTATTAGGGGCAACAGCTGCCAATAGAGCTGGAATAAAATGCTTTGTAGTAGAGGATACTATGAAGTTTAGTGTTGAAGAAAATAGATTAGTTACAAGAAAGTATACAAGCCTATTAGAAGTAGTAGGAAACCTATAA
- a CDS encoding FAD-dependent oxidoreductase, whose amino-acid sequence MSKIVVIGANHAGTAAINTILTNYPEQEVVVFDKNSNISFLGCGMALWIGKQISGPEGLFYATKEGLEAKGAKIHMETAVDRVDFQKKVVYATGKNGEKYVEQYDKLILSTGSLPIDLNIPGKDLENVQFVKLYQHAEDVIKKLENKELKNIVVVGAGYIGVELAEAFQRIGKNVELVDLADSCLSGYYDKEFRDLMSQNLKDNGINLNFGERVLEIKGNGKVEEVVTDKKTYKADMVILAVGFVPNNILGKDSLELFKGCAYKVDLTQKTSVDDVYAIGDCATVYDNSIQDTNYIALATNAVRSGVVAAHNACGTKLESVGVQGSNGISIYGLNMVSTGLTLEKAKKLGYNAVATNYEDLQKPGFIEKNNNKVMISIVYDMDSRRVLGAQIASKQDISMSIHMFSLAIQEGVTIDKLKLLDIFFLPHFNQPYNYITMAALGAK is encoded by the coding sequence GTGAGTAAAATAGTGGTAATAGGTGCAAATCATGCTGGAACAGCAGCAATAAATACAATTTTAACAAATTATCCAGAACAGGAAGTAGTAGTTTTTGATAAAAATTCAAATATAAGTTTTTTAGGTTGTGGAATGGCATTATGGATTGGAAAACAGATTTCAGGTCCTGAGGGATTATTCTATGCTACAAAAGAGGGATTGGAAGCAAAGGGTGCTAAAATTCATATGGAAACTGCAGTAGATAGAGTGGATTTCCAGAAAAAAGTTGTATACGCAACAGGAAAAAATGGTGAAAAATATGTTGAGCAATATGATAAATTAATACTTTCAACAGGTTCTTTGCCTATAGATTTAAATATACCAGGAAAAGATTTAGAAAATGTTCAATTTGTAAAACTTTATCAACATGCAGAAGATGTGATAAAGAAATTAGAGAACAAAGAGTTAAAAAATATAGTTGTTGTAGGAGCTGGATATATTGGAGTAGAACTAGCTGAAGCTTTCCAAAGAATAGGAAAGAATGTGGAGTTAGTTGACTTGGCAGATAGCTGTCTATCAGGATACTATGACAAAGAGTTCAGAGATCTAATGTCACAAAATTTAAAAGACAATGGAATAAATTTAAATTTTGGAGAGAGAGTTCTTGAGATAAAAGGAAATGGTAAAGTAGAAGAGGTAGTAACAGATAAGAAAACTTATAAAGCTGATATGGTTATCTTAGCTGTGGGATTTGTACCAAATAATATTCTAGGAAAAGATAGCTTAGAACTATTTAAAGGTTGTGCATATAAAGTAGACTTAACACAAAAAACAAGTGTAGATGATGTATATGCTATTGGAGATTGTGCTACTGTATATGATAATTCAATACAGGATACTAACTATATAGCACTTGCAACAAATGCTGTAAGATCAGGAGTTGTAGCTGCTCACAATGCTTGTGGAACTAAGTTAGAGAGTGTGGGAGTACAAGGATCAAATGGAATCTCTATCTACGGATTAAATATGGTATCTACAGGTTTAACTTTAGAAAAAGCTAAAAAATTAGGTTATAATGCAGTGGCAACAAACTATGAAGACCTTCAAAAGCCAGGATTCATTGAAAAGAACAACAATAAAGTAATGATAAGTATAGTTTATGATATGGATTCAAGAAGAGTATTAGGAGCTCAGATAGCTTCAAAACAGGATATTTCAATGAGTATACATATGTTCTCATTAGCAATTCAAGAGGGAGTGACTATAGATAAATTAAAATTATTAGATATCTTCTTCCTACCTCATTTTAATCAACCATATAACTATATAACAATGGCAGCTTTAGGGGCTAAATAG